A DNA window from Scomber japonicus isolate fScoJap1 chromosome 14, fScoJap1.pri, whole genome shotgun sequence contains the following coding sequences:
- the add3b gene encoding adducin 3 (gamma) b yields the protein MSLVEVRQAAGTLTLSLSSNDPKESYFDRVDESDPEYLRSRNMSPDLRQDFNMMEQKKRVTQILQSPVFKDELEGLIQDQMTKGNNPTGLLALRQIADLVMANTMGGAGPLTSPISFGMVTPVNDLYGIESPSFAKGEKQSRCRLASLYRLVDLFSWARFTSSYITVRVSKEQDHVLINPRGLSFAEVTAANLVKVNMIGNVVDQGATDLGIDHFGFAPHAAIYSMRPDVRCIIHIHTPATAAVSSMKCGILPISQEALLLGDVSSFGYHGSLDNKEEKVVFQKALGPTAKVMILRNHGLLALGETVEEAFHYVYHSQQACEIQLNALRCAGSTDNLVLLDREKFKPLTQGVAAAGVVIDSEVKWKVGEAEFESLMRMLDNLGYRTGYSYRNPIVREKPRSKNDVEIPATVSAVPLEDSELGLHSPFKFMVQKQQRERTRWLNSPNSYLRVSVPEQSPSGDVSPRTKTMWMKSSQPGNKIGTPIKIEDPNQFVPLNTDPTEVLDKRNRIKEQHRGDLMTSGPKSQLLAGIAVDTIPGPAFIIEDEEHTRSLPPNPFNEFTEKVLEEYKNMVEKRQQGQDDDDDATDADEMTTFDGSTISLSLSPIMTPAKQDAIPNGKDHLAELEEDLSIEVSKLSVSTSETVEISITTNEKTGDAQTPESQSKSPKKKKKKFRTPSFLKKSKKKEKEKTEA from the exons ATGAGCCTGGTGGAGGTGAGGCAGGCAGCGGGGACCCTGACCCTGTCCCTGTCCAGCAACGACCCCAAGGAAAGCTACTTCGACCGCGTGGATGAGAGTGACCCCGAGTACCTCCGCAGCAGGAACATGTCACCGGACCTGAGGCAGGACTTCAATATGatggagcagaagaagagggtCACCCAGATACTGCAGAGTCCT GTATTTAAAGATGAGCTGGAAGGCCTGATTCAGGATCAGATGACGAAGGGCAACAACCCCACAGGTCTCCTGGCTCTTAGACAGATTGCTGACCTGGTCATGGCAAATACCATGGGAGGAGCTGGCCCCTTGACATCACCCATCA GTTTTGGGATGGTAACTCCAGTCAATGACTTGTACGGCATTGAGTCTCCATCGTTTGCTAAGGGGGAGAAGCAGAGTCGCTGCAGGCTGGCCAGCCTCTACAGGCTTGTTGATCTCTTCAGCTGGGCTCGTTTTACAAGCTCCTACATCACT GTGCGTGTCAGTAAGGAGCAGGATCATGTTCTCATTAATCCACGAGGTTTGTCTTTCGCTGAGGTGACGGCAGCAAATTTG gTGAAAGTAAACATGATTGGTAATGTTGTGGACCAGGGTGCTACTGATCTGGGTATTGACCATTTTGGATTTGCTCCTCATGCTGCCATTTACTCCATGCGCCCTGATGTGAGATGTATCATCCACATACATACCCCTGCCACAGCTGCT GTGTCCTCGATGAAATGTGGAATCCTGCCCATTTCCCAGGAGGCTTTGCTTCTGGGAGACGTGAGCAGCTTTGGTTACCATGGCAGCCTAGATAATAAAGAGGAGAAGGTGGTGTTTCAGAAAGCTCTGGGCCCTACTGCCAAG gtgatgatCCTGAGGAACCATGGGCTGCTTGCTCTGGGAGAAACAGTGGAAGAAGCTTTTCATTATGTGTACCACTCCCAGCAAGCATGTGAAATCCAG TTGAATGCTTTGAGGTGTGCCGGCAGCACGGACAACCTCGTGCTCCTGGACAGAGAGAAGTTTAAACCCCTGACCCAGGGAGTGGCTGCTGCCGGGGTGGTAATCGACAGTGAGGTCAAGTGGAAAGTGGGCGAGGCAGAGTTTGAGTCCCTTATGAGGATGCTGGACAACCTG GGATACAGAACAGGCTACTCTTATAGGAACCCCATTGTCCGTGAAAAACCTCGGTCCAAGAACGATGTGGAGATCCCTGCCACAGTGTCCGCAGTGCCACTGGAGGACAGTGAGCTGGGTCTGCATAGCCCCTTTAAGTTTATGGTGcagaaacagcagagagaaaggacTCGGTGGCTTAATTCACCCAACAGCTACTTAAGGGTCAGTGTTCCTGAACAATCACCCAGCGGAGATGTCAGCCCCAGGACCAAGACAATG tGGATGAAGTCTTCACAGCCAGGAAACAAAATTGGCACACCAATAAAGATTGAGGACCCTAACCAGTTTGTCCCACTTAACACTGATCCCACAGAGGTTTTGGATAAGAGGAACCGG ATAAAAGAACAGCACAGAGGTGACTTGATGACTTCCGGACCAAAGTCTCAGTTATTAGCAGGCATTGCAGTGGACACCATACCAGGCCCA gcTTTCATCATTGAGGATGAAGAGCATACTCGCTCTCTTCCGCCCAACCCGTTCAACGAGTTCACAGAGAAGGTGCTTGAGGAATACAAGAACATGGTGGAAAAAAGACAGCAAGGCCAAGACG ACGATGATGATGCCACTGATGCAGATGAGATGACAACATTTGATGGCTCTACtatctccctttctctgtctcccatCATGACGCCAGCTAAGCAAG ACGCAATACCCAATGGGAAAGACCACTTGGCGGAGCTGGAGGAGGATCTGAGCATCGAGGTATCCAAGCTGAGCGTGAGCACTTCGGAAACGGTGGAAATATCCATAACAACGAATGAGAAGACGGGAGATGCACAGACCCCAGAGAGCCAAAGCAAGTCccccaagaaaaagaaaaagaagtttcGCACACCTTCATTCTtgaaaaagagcaaaaagaaggagaaggaaaaaacagaAGCCTGA